CCTCCATAAACGAGAGATTTTGCAACGTCAGTGTTTTCAAACATTTTAAGTAATGTTACTTCACCATCGGTTGCCTGTGCACCGGTATAGAGCATAGCCGCGACCGTACCAATAATCAATGCAATAATCGGCAAAATGAGGTCTCTTACCTTCCCTCGATCACTTTCAGGAAGGTCGCTTTGCTCTCCTGGAACAGCCTTTTTATCAGGATCAAGAACTTGTCCTTCATTGATTGCCCGCTCTTCATGGGTTTTCATAGAAAATAGATTAATATTGAAAAGTGCTGTTGCAAATACGAGCAGTAATGCTGATAATGCATAGATATTCATCGGAATCATCGTGATGAAGGCTTCTAGTGCACCATAATCCGTAACACTATGTGTAGCCAGAATAGAGCCAATTAGTCCAATGATATAAGCTCCCCAGCTTGATACAGGTGAAATTACACAAACTGGCGCTGCAGTAGAATCAATAAAGTAAGCTAGCTTGGCGCGTGAAATACGATGACGATCTGTAAGTGGACGACTTACGTTACCGACAGCTAAAGAATTGAAATAATCATCAATAAAAATGATAATTCCGAGCACGATTGTGAGCATTTGCGCTCCAACTCGCGTTTTTACTTTTTTTATCGCCCATTCACCGAATGCTCGACTTCCACCTGCAATGGCGATCAGAGAGGTCATCATTCCGAGAAGTAATAAGAACAAAAGGATAAAGACATTCCATGTGTTGACTTCCCATGACCCTGCATCATTTTCGGTGATGAAGAGCCCACGGATGATTTCAAAGATCTTCATACCACTTGCGGCAATGTCAAAGTTTTGCAACATAAGAGCACCAACAATGATGCCTGTCCCAAGTGATAGGAGTACGCGTCGCGTAAACGCGACCATCAGCAATGCCAATAATGGCGGTATTAAAGAATATATTGTATTTTCCATTGGTACAGTGTTCCTCCTTATAATGTTTAGATCATTAATCGATGAAACAACCGGTTATCATTATTAAGTAAGCTTTGTAAATTTCGTTAATACTCTAAGGAAGTATTAACCTCGAAATATTAATAATCCTACTTTTAGGTAAATAAAAAAAAGGTAACGATAGATAGAAAATAACCTATCGTTACCTTTTGTAACGGTTATCCCCCATCGATCACGTAGTTCTCCACTATTCAATATTCCCCGAATAGTGACAGTGCTACACCTGTTCGGTGCAACCCCAACCATATTCGAATGGACATTCAAATATGGTTTCGGCAATGAACCCTTTCGCTTGTGATCATTGATGTCATACTCCCACAAAGCTACTCTTGTTCTATGCTCCACTACCTCATCCGATGATAAGGTTTATAATATTGTTTTCGCGCCACGTTATATTATAATAAAAGTTTTATAAAAATACAAGGTATATGGATTTTACCACATTACTGTGATCCATTCTCTTTGTCATCCTCAGATTTATTGCTTTCCGTAATAGGTATAGTTGGTTGTACGCCTCCTCCTGGACCATAGTAATCTGGTACTTTTCCTGGCATGAATACAGATACGAGCATAATGTTCGTCTCTATTTCCTTTTCATCTGTTTGGAACGGAACGACTACTTGAACTTTAACGACAACATTAATCCAACCTCGAAGCTTTGTATTATTAATACCAGACACTTCAGTTGTTTCAATCCAATCTGATTGAACACTTCCGATTACACGAAGCTTAACCGGTATACTTGGACCTAAGTTAGCAAGTAAAGAGTTGTTTGTCGCTCGCCCTAATGGTATTTCCGTAATATATCCAGCTTGCTCTTCATTTTCCCGCGTCACTTCTACGTCTGCGAAATTGTAGAAATCAGGTTTTTTCCCTTGTTCAATTTGCTCGAGGAGAGACTGTACATTTGCTGTTGCAAGTGACTGTACTTCATTAATTACTTTAGGATTCGTACTTACACTTACGACATTTCCATCCTTATCTTCTTTATACACAAGCAATTCACCAATTTTACCAGAGTCAACGATTCTACTCTTTACCGCACTACGAATTGCAAGTTGAGCAATATCCTCTGTCTCTGTTTCAGCGATTTTCATTAGTGCAGGTTGTATACCTTGATCGACTAACCAAAGTGCCTGGGCAGTCAACAAAATAAATATAATGAATGAAATTATAAAAACGTATTGAAAAGGTAGCGGACCTTTCATTCGGGCACGCCTCCGTATTCGCCACATAAGAAAACCCCCTATCTATTGCTATATGTATGCAATGAATGGGGGTTGTATCGCTATTATTTTGTGTGTATGCATCCTCATTGAGCCATTTTTACCAAAGCTTCTCGTCCAGTCGTTCCAACCGTGATGCCCATGGCTTCAGCTTCCAATGTTACGGATTCTAAAGGTGCATCGAGCAGTTGGTCAAGTGTCCGTACACCTACTGCACGCCCAGCAATGATTTTTCGCTCTGCAAGTTTTTCATTTAACAAAGCGACATCCAATGCTCCACACATAATATATCCTTTGTCATTACTGATTGACATGAAATTGGTTTTCGGTAATGCAACGGTTACACCTGTAAATAAATGCCCATTGATCTCAATAGGGGTGACCGAAATCATCTTCCTCACGCTCCTTTTCTTTACTATGAATATGTCATAGCTGTACAAAGCGTGTTGGCGGTTTACCTATCTTTCTAGGGTTTTTAATTTCCAAGCAAGCACGTCCCTGAGCATCTCCGGCAGGTAATATTTTTTTTCTTCCGAATAGGCTACGGATGGGAGTAGTCTACCAAATGTGAACATGTCTACGGTCCCTACTGAATACACCCTATCTTGCTCGATTGGCTCACCATTGATTAGTATTCTTCTAACGTGGTACTCCCCATCATCCATCAATCGACCTTCCGTTTCTACACCATCAAAAATCATTCGTCCGATGACTTCCCCGCGAAAACCAAGTCCTTTGATCCGAAGGTTAGCAAGTTCATTTGTCAGCGCATGGTGAATCATTTCCTTTAAATATTCACCTTTTAAAAGGAGCTTACACGGGTTGATGGGATGGGGACAGACTTTGTGTAAGTCTCCCTTCGTGACGGGTCCTTCTTTCAATGGCTCGAGAAGGAGCCCGGCATTAATCATACCAATTTCACTGTCACACCATTCTCGGATCGCCTCAGCCAAAAGAGTTGTAAATGGTGACTTGCTAAACCATTCAAGTTCAAGGGGCTGGTTCAGTACAGTAACTACTTCTTGTAAATTTTCATGTGCTTTTTCCGTCAATTGCTTAAGAAGCATTTCACTCTCTTCATCTGGTTGTTGGTTGCGCACATCCATCACTTCTGCTTTTACATGGGTGATTTTACGATGATCAGCGTTCCAGTCAATCTCCATATGCCCAACGTGAAAACCAAACTTTCCTGCTTGACCAATGGTAACTTCATTGGAATGAATGCCATCTGGTAAGACGTGATGTGTATGCGATCCAAGGATGATATCAATCCCGGTAGATTCAGTTGCTAATTGCTTATCCGCTTCTAATCCTAGATGAGACAGTAGAATAAGAATATCAACCTGATCTCGTATTTCGTTTGCAAACTCGACTATGGATTCATAAGGGTCCAACACATCCCAGTTCAACAGTTCATAATACGCTCTAAAGGGTGCCGTTGCCGCAATAACTCCTATTTTCATGCCATTCGGGAGCTCATGGATATCATACGGCTTCGCCCAGTGCGGCCGATTGCCCTCATCATCTTTCAAGTTGCCAAGGATCACTTGGAAATTCGCATCTTGATAAAGTGTATCGAGCTGTTCCTTTGAAAATGTAATCCCTTCGTTATTTCCAATGGTTGCATTAAGAAAGCCCGCCTCATTCATCAGTTCAACATTCCCACGACCTTCTGTCCCTTCCGTTAACGGATGAACTCTGTCCGCATGATCTCCTATGTCAAAACGAACGACACATTCTTTGGCCTCATCGTGCTTTTGTTGTTGTTGCTTAAGGAAACCCATTATTTTAGGCCATTGATCTAAATGGCTATGTAAATCATTTGTATGATACAGATGCAGTTTTACGTTGCTCAATGTATCATCTCCTTTAAAGTTAAAATAAGTCCAGCTGTCTTGGTGCAAGTCCACCATATTCAATCCCGAGGAGATCAATCACTTCTTTCGCGTTATCTGCAGCATCCCCACCTGAGTTGTTATTGAATAATACCGTCAAATCATGACCAGGGGTATGCAGTTCGACTAGCCGTTCTTTCCATTCTATGAGCTCTTCCTTATTATAACGATAAAGATATCGGACATCCCGCCAATTTGGGTTGCCTTTCTTTTGCCAGCCGTGTTCGTTTCGGCCATGAAAGCGAATGAGCGTTTGTTGAGGATGTGTTTTCTCAAGGACTCTAGGTACTGAGCCTGAACCGGCTTGAGGCTCATCGCAAATACTGTGAATCCACTCTTCCTCTCTCATAAAATCAAGCGTTCGCTCAATGTAAGAAGGGTGGAACCAAGATTGGTGCCTGAACTCCAAAGCTACGGGTATGTCCCCCATTTTTTCTTTCGCTAACCTAAGCTGCTCCACATTGTCACGATTACAATCAAACCATGGTGGATATTGAAACAGCACCATTTTCAGTTTGTTTGCCTCTTGGAGTGGTTGGATCGATTCTTTAAATAGGTTGAACATTTCATCTGCGGTCGAAAATGGGATTTCTCCCCTCGTATGCCCTGTCATCCCTTGATAAGCCTTAACCACGAATGAGAAACGATCTGGCGTGTCCCTCACCCACTTTTGGTAGTTCTTAATCGGTTGAATGGCATAAAAGGATGAATCGACTTCAACAGTTGGAAAAAAGCTACTGTACGTTTTCAGTTTGTCAGTCGGTCTAATATCTGGGGCATAAAGAGAATCATGGTCCCCCCAGCCCGTAACTCCAATCTCAATCATACATTCGTATCCTCTCACAACTTTTATTAGGTACTTATATTTTGATTTGTTCTCGATAAAAGTGCAAGTATTTGAACACTCTTTTTAATCACCACTTATCTTGTGAAATTGTGAAAGATAAGTGATGAATAGGGGCTAATTCCCACTTATTTTCGATAAATAGGTTATATATGTTGGGAATCGAGAGCTATTTCATATGTATGTGAATTCATATCAAAAAAACTCTTCTATTTTAGAAGAGCTTTTCCGATCATTATAAGTCCCAGGCTGCCATGCTTAGAGAGACCAAGATGACGATTCCTGTAGCAAGAATAAAGTATTTAATACGTGTCATAAAAATTCTAACCCTTCGTCTTAGTGTTGAATTTGGTCCTTAGAAGACTATTCGGCAATGAACAATTCCTTTCTGGGGTCATAACCAGCAGGCAAAGGGTTAGCACTATTATTACATCTACATCATTGCGTTTTTTTCCGCCCGCGAATAAACGGTACTACAAATGACAATATACTAACAATCAATAGCGAAACGGATATCGGATCATTAATGAATACCATCAAGCTCCCTCCTGAAGCTGTTAGGGCTTGTCGGAATGCTTGCTCCATCATCCCACCTAAGATAAAGGCTAGTATAAATGGCGCAGCTGGGAATGATAACAATCTCATTAAGTATCCTACTACCCCGAATAAGAGTAGTAAATACAAATCAAAAGTACTGAAGCTAATCGAGTAAACGCCAATTAAACTAAATACGATTACAAGTGAAATCAGCAACGGGCGTGAGATATTCAGTATTTTTGCAATGTAAGGAATCAGCGGTAAGTTAAGAATTAATAAAAACACGTTACCAATATACATACTTGCGATGATCCCCCAAAAAACATCGGGATGATCTTGTACGAGTAACGGACCTGGTTGGATGCCGAGGACCAAAAACGCTCCTAACATAACCGCTGTCGTACCAGACCCAGGTATACCTAAGCTCAATAATGGAACAAAAGCACCGCTCGTTGCCGCATTGTTGGCTGTTTCGGGAGCTGCTAATCCTTTCACAGATCCTTTTCCGAATTCTTCAGGCTTTTTAGCTATTCTTTTTTCCGTAATATACCCGATAAAAGAAGCGATTGTCGCGCCTGCCCCAGGCAACACACCTAACAAAAAGCCAAGGAAGGATTGTCTCGTCATCGGTCCACGCATTTCTTTGAAGTCTTGCTTACTAATTTTTAGGTTACCGATGTTAGCTTGATTGCTTAACGATTGATCCTTTCGTTTTAAAACTAAAAAACATACTTCAGCAATCGCAAATAAACCGAGTGCTATGACAAGGAAATCGATCCCTTCCATTAAATTCGGATTTCCGAATGTAAATCGGTTTGTTCCGGTTTGGCCATCTATCCCTATTGTCGCAACGATAAACCCTAATGTAGCTGAGATCAAAGCTTTGATTGTTGAGCCATCTGATAGGCTTGAAATCGCTGTTAATCCAAGAAGCATTAAGGCGAAGTACTGGGGAGGTCCGAAGGATACAGCCACCTGTGCTAATGCCGGAGCAAAGAGCATAAGCAAAACAACTGATACCGTTCCACCTGTAAATGAGGAGATTGCTGCAATCGCTAACGCTTTACCGGCCTCCCCTCGCTGTGCCATCGGGTAACCGTCGAATGAGGTAGCGACAGTTCCTGAAATACCAGGCGCATTTAATAATATAGAAGATGTCGACCCACCAAAGACAGCTCCATAATAAACGCCAGCCATCATAACGAGAGCAGTTGATGGGTTCATCCCATATGTAACAGGAATCATAATCGCAATCGCACTAATCGGACCTAGACCAGGCATCATTCCGATTAATGTCCCGGTCACTACTCCGATTAGAACAAACAACAATCCTTCTAAACTGAAGGCAATTTGAAACCCTTGCATTAGTCCATCTAATGCACCCATAATTCACCAACACCTTTTAAAATGGTAATAATCCTTGTGGTAAACGTATTTGAAGTAAATAGTTAAATAGATAATATAAAACAGATGGAAAAATAATTGAAACCAATGCATTACTCAACCATTTCTTGTAGCCAAGAAACCACGAACAGAAAAATACAAATAATGCTGTAGTCAGAAGAAATCCAAGTCCTTCAAATAAAAAGATATAAAGAAAAATCATACCTCCAACTGAAACGAGGACCAAGATTTCTTTTTTTGGTACTACCCGCTTCTTCCTTTCCTCATCTGATTCCGAGGATTTATCAAAAAATAATAGAACGGCAAGTCCAATTAATAGGATCCCGAGCGCTTTAGGGACTAAATCCGAATCAACTGGTACATATGGATACTCTTTCAACTGAAAGCTTAAATATAAGTAGCCAGTGCTGAACAATATGAGAAAAACGCTGATTTTTTGATTCATTGTTTTAAGCAATTCCATCACCTACTCTTATGATTTGGAGAAGGGACTGCTCTTTTAAAGACAGCCCCTCTCTCAAAAGTTATTTCTTTCCTAGCCCCAGTTCATCTAATAAACTACCAAGTTCTTCGGTTTGTTTTTTAAGGAAAGTTTGATATTCTTCGCTGTTCATGTACATTTCGTCCCAACCGTACTTTTTACGAATATCGGCAAAAGCTTCAGAATCGCTAACCGCTTTAAATTTCTCTTCATAGTATTTGACTGCAGCTGGGTCCATGTCTTTCGGACCGAAAAATCCTCTCCAGTTAACGAACGTTGCATCGATACCTTGTTCTTTAGCTGTTTTGTATTTTGATAGGACTTCACCCTCAAGTCGTTCCTCAGATGTAATACCTAGCACTTTAATTTTCCCTGCTCTCACTTGTTCGACTGTTTCTGCAACACCGGTAGAAAAGACATCCGCGCTTCCGTTGAGGATTTGCGTAAGTGCACCGCCGTCCTGTGAAGATACATATTTGATTTTCTTAATATCGACGCCTGCCTCTTTTGCAAGTTTTACGAATTGCATATGGTCCATTGAACCAGGTGATGAGGTTCCGACAACCGTCACACTGGAAGGGTCCTTTTTCATATCATCAAATAGTTCATTCAGGTTGTCCCATTTCGCATCCTCTGCTACTGCAAATGCACCATAGTCTGCGATCATATTAGATAGTGGTGTGAAATCTTCATAAGATAGATCTGATTGACCATTCAACGGTACAAATACTAATGGTGGCGAAGAAACGAAAATGTTATGTGGATTGTTCGTACTATTTATATAGGACCAACCTACAGCTCCACCGCCGCCTGGCTTATTGACAACCCCCATATCTTTTTCAACGACTCCCTCATCTTCCATCACTTTAGCAACGCTTCTTGCTGTTGTGTCCCAACCGCCACCAGCGCCACTTGGTGCTACGATTTCAATGTTTTTATTCGGCTTCCATTCTCCATCATCCGTGTTTTCAGAATTTGCTCCTTCATTTCCACAAGCTGTTGCAAATACGAGTAAAGATAAGATTGCAATCATCCAAATGTTCTTCATTTTCCCTCTCCCTTTCACAATTTATTTTTAATGTATAACTATCGTAAAAGGAATCGCTTAAAATGTAACCGTTTTCAAAATAATCAGTATTAAAAAAATAAACGTAATTAACCAAATAAAATTTATGTTGAAAAGCACTCATTCATCGCATAAAAAAATGGGACTGTCTGATAAATCCCTAAAATTAAACAAGAGCAAGAAGGCTCGCGGTTCTGTCTAACTACATCGCCTAAGTGCTCGAGGTCGCTTCAATTCCTCTTACAACACCAACACCGTGTTGATTCGAGGAACCTCCAGCGCTCTTACTACCAGCATAAGTGCAACTAAGGCAGAAGCTTCCACTAGAGGATATGCATTGCCAAGTTTTCTTTATCGCACCTGAACAAGGCGATTCCGCTTTTCGATACCCGCGGAAAGGGAGTGGATTTCTAAGAAATCAATATCTATATTTAACAAGGGGCTGCCAGAAGGTCAGTGTTCACTGACTTTCTGGCAGCCCCTCGCTATTTTCGTTCCATTATATGTATTTCATGATCACAATGCTATTTCTCCATAAAGTATTTGCGTTCAGGTCTTCCTACTTTGCCGTAACGCATCTCAGCTGTTCCTTCATTAACAGATATCAAATATTCTAAATACCGTCTTGCTGTCGTTTTTGAGGAACCCAAAATCTCACTTACTTGTTCAGCAGTGATGCCTTGTTGTGAATCGCCTAAAATGTTCTTTACCTTATCTAATGTAATTGGATCAATCCCTTTAGGGACATTACTTGTCATTGTATTTTTCGATTGGTCTCTCCTTACTAATTGATCTACCATTGCCTGGTCGAGAGCTTGAGACGTTTGCATGATTTTACGTTTTTGTTTGTAATCATGAATCGTTTCGTTAAATCGATCTATAGAAATCGGCTTAATAATATAGTCATGCACTCCATATTTCAATGCTTCATCAATTATAGCCTTTTCGTTTGCTGCAGTAATCATAATAATATCTAGCTGATTAAACACTTCCCTAATATCCCTTAGTATCTCAGACCCCAGTCGATCTGGCATGTATACATCTAAGAGTAATAAATCAGGCTTCTTTTCATAAAGCAATTCCATCGTCTCTTTGGCATTTAATGCTTTACCAACTACTTTTACACCTTCTATAGTAGAAAGAAATCTTTCATGGAGATGAGCCACTCTAAAGTCATCTTCAGCAATTACAATGGAAATCATGGTTATCCTCCTTCTGCTTAGGAATGAAAACAGAAAATACAGTTCCTGTTCCCGCCGTTCCACTTACTTCTAGCGTCCCATCGAGCTCTTGGACAATTTCACGTACATTGGAAAGACCATAACCCCGTTGTTCACCCTGCTTTGTTGAAAATCCTCTCATAAATAAATAAGGCATGATCCCCTCTCTTATTCCTGGACCATAATCAGTGACTTCGAATACGATTTCATTTCCAAGATCCGTAGCGAAAAACAAAACCTGTTTAGGTTCTTCATTTATGACCGCTTCAAAGGCATTATCAATTAGGTTTCCTAAAATCGTTACAAGCTTGGATCGGTTAATATGTGGAGGAATCACTTCTAGAGAAGATTCCTCATCAACTCTAAATTCAATTTTCTGCTCAGATGCCTTGCTAATCTTTCCTAATAAAATCGCTTGAACGGTGTCATCCTTTATTTGATCAAAAATAATCCGATTTTGATATTCAGATGTTTGAAATTCATTCTGGATAATCTGAACTGCTTCTTCTACATTTCCTAATTGAAGCATTCCTAGTAAAACATACATTTTGTTTGTGTATTCATGCGTTTGTGCACGTAGATCCTCCGAGTAACGCTTCACTTCGGATAAAGCATTTACCATTTCCCTTACTTCCGTTTTATCCCGGAAGCTTGCAACGACACCCACCACTCGGTTATCATCTAAAATCGGCTTTCGATTCACAATAACAACCCGGTCCTTCAGCGTCATTTCCTGGTCACTTTCAGCCTGTCCTGTATCTAAAACACGAAGCATATGGGTATTTGGAAAGACTTCTTCTATTGGTTTATTTTTCGTATCAAAATCAATGTTTAACAGCATCTTCGCAGACTGATTCATTACCGCAACATTTCCTTGATCATCAATTGAAATAATTCCTTCCTTTACGGAAGAGAGGATGGCTTCGCGATCACGGAACAATGTTGCAATTTGAAAGGGTTCGAGACCCATGGTGTCCTTTCGGATGCTTCTAGCAAGCATATAACTCCCAAATGCGCCAAGTAAAAGTACGATGAGAGAAATTCCAGCAATATCTATTAATTTTGTAACAATAGCAGAATTAATTTCTTCAATTAAGAATCCAACAGATACAATCCCAATAATTTCTCCATTATCATTTAAAATCGGTGCTTTACCTCTTAAGGAAGGTCCGAGAGTACCTTCTGCTTTTGATATGTAATATTCGCCATTCAGTAATGCTCGCGCATTGTCACCACCGACCATCTGTTTTCCGATTTTCCAAGGATCCGGATGGGCATACCGAATGCTATTCTTATTCCCCACAACGACGAACTCTGCGTCAACCTCCTGTTGTATGCTTAAAGCTATAGGCTGGATGATTTCAGATGGGGTGGGTTGGTCAAATGCTTCTTTAATAGTCGGCATAAAGGACAGGGTAGTTGCAGCCTGAAGGGCTAGTTGACCCATTTTTTCTTCCGTCTCTTGCTTTTCCCAGTACGCAAATACGCCTGCTAAAAGAATAATGACACAAACGATAATTGAGATGACTAAGCCAAGAATTTTAGATTGTAAGGATATTCGAATACGTGAGGACATACGAAAAGCTCCCTTTGTATACGCTTTATTTGTAATAGCATAACATAAATATTTTCACCATTAGACTGATTAATTGTAAGTTGAAAATTTACGCACAAATATACCGTGGCATAGTTTCACCATATACCACGGTGTAAATTAATTTATTTAATCGTTAATAACACATATTACCAATTATTCTGAATCTCCAAACTTTACACAATCATTTTCATAAAAAAATACATATCCAATTTTGAATA
This Pseudalkalibacillus berkeleyi DNA region includes the following protein-coding sequences:
- a CDS encoding Na+/H+ antiporter NhaC family protein — its product is MENTIYSLIPPLLALLMVAFTRRVLLSLGTGIIVGALMLQNFDIAASGMKIFEIIRGLFITENDAGSWEVNTWNVFILLFLLLLGMMTSLIAIAGGSRAFGEWAIKKVKTRVGAQMLTIVLGIIIFIDDYFNSLAVGNVSRPLTDRHRISRAKLAYFIDSTAAPVCVISPVSSWGAYIIGLIGSILATHSVTDYGALEAFITMIPMNIYALSALLLVFATALFNINLFSMKTHEERAINEGQVLDPDKKAVPGEQSDLPESDRGKVRDLILPIIALIIGTVAAMLYTGAQATDGEVTLLKMFENTDVAKSLVYGGLFGLAVTIVLFLGKRLPGKHFGLGVWKGIQSMLPAIYILIFAWVIVAIIDEIGTGKYLAGIVDGNINLAFLPVILFLIAGVMAFATGTSWGTFGVMLPIAGEIAAATDINYLLPVLAAVLAGSVFGDHCSPISDTTILSSTGAGSNHIDHVMTQLPYAVLAAVISSVGFLILGFTQSILLSLLTSIALMVVVVLVLRNWKSVKVN
- the yunB gene encoding sporulation protein YunB, with translation MWRIRRRARMKGPLPFQYVFIISFIIFILLTAQALWLVDQGIQPALMKIAETETEDIAQLAIRSAVKSRIVDSGKIGELLVYKEDKDGNVVSVSTNPKVINEVQSLATANVQSLLEQIEQGKKPDFYNFADVEVTRENEEQAGYITEIPLGRATNNSLLANLGPSIPVKLRVIGSVQSDWIETTEVSGINNTKLRGWINVVVKVQVVVPFQTDEKEIETNIMLVSVFMPGKVPDYYGPGGGVQPTIPITESNKSEDDKENGSQ
- a CDS encoding YunC family protein → MISVTPIEINGHLFTGVTVALPKTNFMSISNDKGYIMCGALDVALLNEKLAERKIIAGRAVGVRTLDQLLDAPLESVTLEAEAMGITVGTTGREALVKMAQ
- a CDS encoding bifunctional metallophosphatase/5'-nucleotidase — its product is MSNVKLHLYHTNDLHSHLDQWPKIMGFLKQQQQKHDEAKECVVRFDIGDHADRVHPLTEGTEGRGNVELMNEAGFLNATIGNNEGITFSKEQLDTLYQDANFQVILGNLKDDEGNRPHWAKPYDIHELPNGMKIGVIAATAPFRAYYELLNWDVLDPYESIVEFANEIRDQVDILILLSHLGLEADKQLATESTGIDIILGSHTHHVLPDGIHSNEVTIGQAGKFGFHVGHMEIDWNADHRKITHVKAEVMDVRNQQPDEESEMLLKQLTEKAHENLQEVVTVLNQPLELEWFSKSPFTTLLAEAIREWCDSEIGMINAGLLLEPLKEGPVTKGDLHKVCPHPINPCKLLLKGEYLKEMIHHALTNELANLRIKGLGFRGEVIGRMIFDGVETEGRLMDDGEYHVRRILINGEPIEQDRVYSVGTVDMFTFGRLLPSVAYSEEKKYYLPEMLRDVLAWKLKTLER
- a CDS encoding DUF72 domain-containing protein; this encodes MIEIGVTGWGDHDSLYAPDIRPTDKLKTYSSFFPTVEVDSSFYAIQPIKNYQKWVRDTPDRFSFVVKAYQGMTGHTRGEIPFSTADEMFNLFKESIQPLQEANKLKMVLFQYPPWFDCNRDNVEQLRLAKEKMGDIPVALEFRHQSWFHPSYIERTLDFMREEEWIHSICDEPQAGSGSVPRVLEKTHPQQTLIRFHGRNEHGWQKKGNPNWRDVRYLYRYNKEELIEWKERLVELHTPGHDLTVLFNNNSGGDAADNAKEVIDLLGIEYGGLAPRQLDLF
- a CDS encoding tripartite tricarboxylate transporter permease; the encoded protein is MGALDGLMQGFQIAFSLEGLLFVLIGVVTGTLIGMMPGLGPISAIAIMIPVTYGMNPSTALVMMAGVYYGAVFGGSTSSILLNAPGISGTVATSFDGYPMAQRGEAGKALAIAAISSFTGGTVSVVLLMLFAPALAQVAVSFGPPQYFALMLLGLTAISSLSDGSTIKALISATLGFIVATIGIDGQTGTNRFTFGNPNLMEGIDFLVIALGLFAIAEVCFLVLKRKDQSLSNQANIGNLKISKQDFKEMRGPMTRQSFLGFLLGVLPGAGATIASFIGYITEKRIAKKPEEFGKGSVKGLAAPETANNAATSGAFVPLLSLGIPGSGTTAVMLGAFLVLGIQPGPLLVQDHPDVFWGIIASMYIGNVFLLILNLPLIPYIAKILNISRPLLISLVIVFSLIGVYSISFSTFDLYLLLLFGVVGYLMRLLSFPAAPFILAFILGGMMEQAFRQALTASGGSLMVFINDPISVSLLIVSILSFVVPFIRGRKKTQ
- a CDS encoding tripartite tricarboxylate transporter TctB family protein, giving the protein MNQKISVFLILFSTGYLYLSFQLKEYPYVPVDSDLVPKALGILLIGLAVLLFFDKSSESDEERKKRVVPKKEILVLVSVGGMIFLYIFLFEGLGFLLTTALFVFFCSWFLGYKKWLSNALVSIIFPSVLYYLFNYLLQIRLPQGLLPF
- a CDS encoding tripartite tricarboxylate transporter substrate binding protein, yielding MKNIWMIAILSLLVFATACGNEGANSENTDDGEWKPNKNIEIVAPSGAGGGWDTTARSVAKVMEDEGVVEKDMGVVNKPGGGGAVGWSYINSTNNPHNIFVSSPPLVFVPLNGQSDLSYEDFTPLSNMIADYGAFAVAEDAKWDNLNELFDDMKKDPSSVTVVGTSSPGSMDHMQFVKLAKEAGVDIKKIKYVSSQDGGALTQILNGSADVFSTGVAETVEQVRAGKIKVLGITSEERLEGEVLSKYKTAKEQGIDATFVNWRGFFGPKDMDPAAVKYYEEKFKAVSDSEAFADIRKKYGWDEMYMNSEEYQTFLKKQTEELGSLLDELGLGKK
- a CDS encoding response regulator, which encodes MISIVIAEDDFRVAHLHERFLSTIEGVKVVGKALNAKETMELLYEKKPDLLLLDVYMPDRLGSEILRDIREVFNQLDIIMITAANEKAIIDEALKYGVHDYIIKPISIDRFNETIHDYKQKRKIMQTSQALDQAMVDQLVRRDQSKNTMTSNVPKGIDPITLDKVKNILGDSQQGITAEQVSEILGSSKTTARRYLEYLISVNEGTAEMRYGKVGRPERKYFMEK
- a CDS encoding ATP-binding protein: MSSRIRISLQSKILGLVISIIVCVIILLAGVFAYWEKQETEEKMGQLALQAATTLSFMPTIKEAFDQPTPSEIIQPIALSIQQEVDAEFVVVGNKNSIRYAHPDPWKIGKQMVGGDNARALLNGEYYISKAEGTLGPSLRGKAPILNDNGEIIGIVSVGFLIEEINSAIVTKLIDIAGISLIVLLLGAFGSYMLARSIRKDTMGLEPFQIATLFRDREAILSSVKEGIISIDDQGNVAVMNQSAKMLLNIDFDTKNKPIEEVFPNTHMLRVLDTGQAESDQEMTLKDRVVIVNRKPILDDNRVVGVVASFRDKTEVREMVNALSEVKRYSEDLRAQTHEYTNKMYVLLGMLQLGNVEEAVQIIQNEFQTSEYQNRIIFDQIKDDTVQAILLGKISKASEQKIEFRVDEESSLEVIPPHINRSKLVTILGNLIDNAFEAVINEEPKQVLFFATDLGNEIVFEVTDYGPGIREGIMPYLFMRGFSTKQGEQRGYGLSNVREIVQELDGTLEVSGTAGTGTVFSVFIPKQKEDNHDFHCNC